A single region of the Bacteroidota bacterium genome encodes:
- a CDS encoding type II toxin-antitoxin system RelE/ParE family toxin produces MNRKIIFHGESFIEFYKKLDFNVKTKFQYVFELIKQVEMVPRKFLAPMKGYEGLFEIRVEFQSNIYRVFCCFDEGNLVVLFNGFLKKSQKTPMKEIEKAMRLKNEYFKLKNVK; encoded by the coding sequence ATGAATAGAAAAATCATTTTTCATGGAGAGTCGTTCATTGAATTCTATAAAAAGTTAGACTTTAATGTGAAAACAAAGTTTCAATATGTGTTCGAATTAATAAAACAAGTTGAAATGGTGCCAAGAAAGTTTCTAGCTCCAATGAAAGGATATGAAGGACTTTTTGAAATTAGAGTTGAATTTCAATCAAATATTTACCGAGTTTTCTGCTGTTTTGACGAGGGAAATCTCGTTGTTCTTTTTAATGGATTCTTAAAAAAGTCACAGAAAACGCCAATGAAAGAGATTGAAAAAGCAATGAGGTTAAAAAATGAATATTTTAAACTTAAAAATGTAAAATAA
- the guaA gene encoding glutamine-hydrolyzing GMP synthase, with protein MEKIIIIDFGSQFTQLIARKIRELNVYSEIHPYDSVPELDHEVKGVVLSGSPFSTLEEQAPTTDLKKILGHKPVLGLCYGAQLLVLHDQGKVERSHIREYGRASLVKTQNQSILFNDVNNNQIWMSHSDTILELPKGYEIIAETDDIPVAAFQNKSKHIYGFQYHPEVYHTTDGKAMLQNFLKDVCGCTQDWTPAHYVDTTIAALKEKLGNDKVVMGLSGGVDSTVAATLLHQAIHKNLYCIFVDNGLLRKNEFAEVIETYKQLDLNVIAVDAKEEFYKALTGISEPEGKRKAIGKTFIDVFEREAKKIENVGWLGQGTIYPDVIESAGTSGPAATIKSHHNVGGLPEKMSLKIIEPLRLLFKDEVRRVAAELHIPENLYNRHPFPGPGLGIRILGEISLEKVQILQDADRIYMDEMKKDNLYDKIWQAATILLPVKSVGVMGDERTYEYTVALRAVTSTDGMTADWYPMPHEFLSKVSNKIINSVKGINRVVYDISSKPPATIEWE; from the coding sequence ATGGAAAAAATTATAATTATTGATTTCGGCTCACAGTTTACCCAGCTTATCGCAAGAAAAATAAGGGAACTTAACGTTTATTCAGAAATCCATCCATACGATTCTGTACCTGAACTGGATCATGAAGTAAAGGGTGTAGTTTTATCCGGAAGTCCTTTTTCTACTTTGGAAGAGCAAGCCCCTACCACTGATTTAAAAAAAATATTGGGCCATAAGCCTGTACTTGGTTTGTGCTATGGAGCCCAATTGTTAGTCTTGCACGATCAGGGAAAAGTAGAACGTTCACACATTCGCGAATATGGACGAGCCAGCCTGGTCAAAACCCAAAATCAAAGCATCCTTTTTAATGATGTGAACAACAATCAGATTTGGATGTCGCATTCCGATACCATTCTTGAATTACCAAAGGGTTATGAAATCATTGCAGAAACTGATGATATACCTGTTGCTGCTTTTCAAAACAAATCGAAACATATTTATGGCTTTCAGTATCATCCCGAAGTATATCATACTACAGATGGAAAAGCCATGCTTCAAAATTTCCTGAAAGATGTTTGTGGATGCACGCAGGATTGGACACCTGCACACTACGTAGACACAACCATTGCAGCGCTTAAGGAAAAATTAGGAAATGACAAAGTGGTGATGGGTTTATCAGGAGGGGTTGACTCCACAGTGGCAGCAACACTTTTGCATCAGGCTATTCACAAAAATTTGTATTGCATATTTGTTGACAATGGATTGCTTCGCAAAAATGAGTTTGCAGAAGTTATTGAAACATATAAGCAACTTGATTTGAATGTGATTGCTGTAGATGCAAAGGAAGAATTCTATAAGGCATTAACGGGAATCAGCGAACCAGAAGGAAAGCGGAAGGCTATTGGAAAAACCTTTATCGATGTTTTTGAACGGGAAGCAAAAAAAATCGAAAATGTCGGATGGCTTGGCCAGGGAACTATTTACCCTGATGTCATTGAATCAGCCGGAACAAGTGGACCTGCGGCCACCATCAAATCACATCATAATGTAGGTGGATTACCCGAAAAAATGAGTCTGAAAATTATTGAACCCCTACGTTTGCTGTTTAAAGATGAAGTAAGAAGGGTTGCGGCTGAACTCCATATACCTGAGAATTTGTATAACAGGCATCCTTTTCCCGGTCCCGGATTAGGCATTCGTATTCTGGGTGAAATTAGTCTGGAAAAAGTGCAAATATTACAAGATGCAGATCGCATTTATATGGATGAAATGAAGAAAGATAATTTGTATGATAAAATCTGGCAGGCAGCAACCATATTGTTACCGGTAAAGTCGGTGGGTGTTATGGGTGATGAAAGAACCTATGAGTATACGGTGGCTTTACGTGCGGTTACGTCTACCGATGGCATGACAGCTGATTGGTATCCAATGCCACATGAATTTCTTTCAAAAGTATCCAATAAAATTATTAATTCAGTAAAAGGAATAAACAGAGTTGTTTATGATATCAGTTCAAAACCTCCTGCAACCATTGAATGGGAATAA
- a CDS encoding type II toxin-antitoxin system HigB family toxin — protein MKTHLIKKQSIEDYVFKNAQSRASFEIWISILKRVDWNEPSNIILTYNSADILGKGSNRVVFNIGGNKYRMICKYHFGETKAHLFVKWIGTHAEYTKLCKSGMQYEISGY, from the coding sequence ATGAAAACACATTTAATAAAGAAACAATCGATAGAGGATTATGTTTTTAAAAATGCTCAAAGTAGAGCATCTTTTGAAATATGGATTTCCATTTTGAAGCGAGTTGATTGGAATGAGCCAAGTAATATCATTTTGACATATAATAGTGCAGATATACTAGGTAAAGGATCAAATAGAGTTGTTTTTAATATTGGAGGAAATAAATACAGGATGATTTGTAAATATCATTTTGGTGAAACAAAAGCTCACTTATTTGTTAAATGGATCGGAACACATGCAGAGTATACTAAACTTTGTAAATCAGGAATGCAATATGAAATAAGTGGATATTGA
- a CDS encoding helix-turn-helix transcriptional regulator, translating to MKDFSNIKTFDELIECEHGKIGSESRNSYEEKAQMFIVSEMLKNARKEAKLTQEQLAKKTGTKKSYISKIENAKGNIQLSTLIRIFETGLNRKIGLTFL from the coding sequence ATGAAAGACTTTAGCAATATAAAAACATTCGATGAATTAATTGAATGTGAACACGGAAAAATTGGTTCAGAAAGCAGAAACTCTTATGAAGAGAAAGCTCAAATGTTTATTGTTAGTGAAATGTTGAAGAATGCTCGAAAAGAGGCAAAATTAACACAAGAACAATTAGCTAAAAAAACCGGAACAAAGAAAAGCTATATTTCTAAAATTGAAAATGCTAAAGGAAATATTCAACTATCAACATTAATTCGAATTTTTGAAACTGGTTTGAATAGAAAAATAGGCCTAACTTTTCTTTAA
- a CDS encoding site-specific integrase, with amino-acid sequence MEKRVSLKLLFYIKKSKLLKNGEAPIYVRISYDGSRTEMALNRSIDPDFWNLHRAQVKGNSKTAIQINQYMKTIEYQLYERLQDLREENKPISAKAIKNTFLGIEENKITLVSIFEDHNTNAKQLIGIDMNEKTYSRYVSCLKNLKEFMKKYHGKEDMDMNNINVDFLTKFLSYLKAEKGITHNTATKYLARLKKIVRIAFANGWMKHYPFANLKLTYDKVDRGFLSNEELNKLKEAELHLERLGLVRDCFLFSCYTGLAHTDLMNLRPSDIVMGDDGNKWIKIHRKKTNEANHIPILNVTNELIEKYMNHPYCQVKNRVMPVNSNQKTNAYLKEIAAIAKINQHLTSHLARHTFATTITLNNNVPIETVSKMLGHSSVNMTKIYARLLDKKVGEDMSRLNSILT; translated from the coding sequence ATGGAAAAGCGAGTATCATTAAAGTTATTATTCTACATCAAGAAATCTAAGCTTCTGAAAAACGGTGAAGCACCTATTTATGTCCGAATTTCTTATGATGGTTCACGAACAGAAATGGCATTAAACCGAAGTATTGATCCTGACTTTTGGAATTTGCACAGAGCCCAGGTAAAAGGCAACTCTAAAACTGCCATACAGATCAATCAATACATGAAAACCATAGAGTATCAACTTTATGAAAGACTTCAGGATTTGCGAGAGGAAAACAAACCAATCTCTGCAAAGGCGATAAAAAATACTTTTCTGGGAATTGAAGAAAACAAGATAACACTAGTCTCAATTTTTGAAGATCACAACACAAATGCCAAGCAACTTATTGGGATTGACATGAATGAAAAAACATACAGTCGATATGTTTCATGTCTCAAAAACCTAAAGGAGTTTATGAAGAAATACCATGGCAAGGAAGATATGGATATGAACAATATCAATGTAGATTTCTTGACAAAATTCCTTTCCTATCTAAAAGCAGAAAAAGGTATTACTCACAATACTGCAACAAAATATTTAGCTCGTTTAAAGAAGATTGTTCGTATTGCTTTTGCAAATGGCTGGATGAAGCACTACCCTTTTGCCAATTTAAAACTTACTTATGATAAGGTCGATAGAGGATTTCTGTCCAATGAAGAATTAAACAAGCTTAAAGAAGCAGAACTTCATCTGGAAAGACTTGGTTTAGTAAGAGATTGCTTTCTATTTTCATGTTATACAGGACTAGCACATACTGATCTTATGAACCTAAGACCATCAGACATTGTAATGGGTGATGATGGGAATAAATGGATAAAAATTCACAGAAAGAAAACCAATGAAGCTAACCATATACCAATATTGAATGTTACAAATGAACTAATTGAAAAATACATGAATCACCCTTATTGTCAAGTAAAAAACAGGGTTATGCCAGTCAACTCCAATCAGAAAACCAATGCATACTTAAAAGAGATTGCAGCCATTGCCAAGATCAACCAACATTTAACAAGCCATCTGGCACGGCATACTTTTGCAACTACAATCACATTAAATAATAATGTTCCTATTGAAACTGTATCTAAAATGCTAGGTCATAGCTCAGTTAATATGACTAAGATATATGCTCGGCTTTTGGATAAGAAAGTAGGTGAAGATATGAGTAGGTTAAATTCAATTTTAACCTAA
- a CDS encoding T9SS type A sorting domain-containing protein: MKNFTKLFFALLFGFISMNTFAADRLELTEIVAPVINSDVILGQPTEFEFKMINNSTATFTTVDTAILVIGWWNGSQVTGLQLLGGYMPTSDLVVGDSVNFKFTLTFPTTMTPGQYAPVFGVVWSGNPEPTKFSLVASVYNFTLGSGVAEKFASLDKAYYSNGYVNIDINSNGNAKAYISVSNTNGQIVYGELLSMNNRGLSSESIYVGNLPKGIYILGLSAEGRLTTKKFMVY; encoded by the coding sequence ATGAAAAACTTTACAAAATTATTTTTTGCATTATTATTTGGATTTATCTCCATGAATACATTTGCAGCCGATCGACTTGAATTAACTGAAATAGTTGCTCCTGTAATTAATAGCGATGTCATCCTCGGACAACCAACTGAGTTTGAATTTAAAATGATCAATAACTCCACAGCTACATTTACAACCGTTGATACAGCCATTCTGGTTATTGGATGGTGGAATGGTAGCCAGGTAACAGGTCTTCAGCTTTTAGGCGGATATATGCCAACAAGTGACTTAGTTGTTGGAGACAGCGTGAATTTTAAATTTACCCTGACATTCCCAACCACCATGACTCCGGGTCAGTATGCTCCTGTTTTTGGTGTTGTATGGTCTGGAAATCCAGAACCAACAAAATTCTCATTGGTAGCTTCAGTTTATAATTTCACATTAGGAAGCGGTGTTGCTGAAAAATTTGCTTCATTAGACAAAGCATATTACAGCAATGGTTATGTGAATATCGACATCAATAGCAATGGCAATGCAAAAGCTTATATCTCTGTAAGCAATACCAATGGCCAAATTGTTTATGGTGAACTCTTGAGCATGAATAACAGAGGTCTTTCATCTGAAAGCATTTATGTTGGAAACCTTCCAAAAGGAATTTATATCCTTGGTTTAAGTGCAGAAGGACGCTTGACTACCAAGAAGTTTATGGTTTACTAA
- a CDS encoding transcriptional regulator has translation MDTLKFTIIKSQDQYDKYCEMLENLLVNDDKKYFDEIELLTLLIEKWDSEQNTFNDMDPIELLKFLMSEHNLKAKDLVDILKLSKGTISKILNFNKGLSKDTIRRLSHYFKVSQEAFNRPYKLKNELNRHFRNASLMNTRKNMLESGEATFA, from the coding sequence ATGGATACACTAAAATTTACAATAATTAAGAGTCAGGATCAATACGACAAGTACTGTGAGATGCTTGAGAATTTACTTGTTAATGATGATAAAAAATACTTTGACGAAATTGAATTGTTAACACTTCTAATTGAAAAATGGGATAGTGAGCAAAATACATTTAATGATATGGATCCAATAGAGCTTCTCAAGTTTTTAATGTCTGAGCATAATTTAAAAGCAAAAGATTTAGTTGATATTCTAAAATTGTCTAAAGGTACAATTTCAAAAATATTGAACTTTAATAAAGGTCTATCTAAGGATACAATCAGGAGACTATCGCATTATTTTAAAGTCTCGCAGGAAGCATTTAATCGTCCGTACAAATTAAAGAATGAATTAAATAGACATTTTCGAAATGCGAGTTTAATGAACACCAGAAAAAATATGTTAGAATCAGGCGAAGCAACATTTGCCTAA
- a CDS encoding tyrosine-type recombinase/integrase, giving the protein MSIIIVENSRIQKGSNSKTFIERAKNEIPRFIEHLSKFEEKITIDGYAPSTMFSYSRSLAVISLYFGKSPIELDSNDINTYLFKLTKVDSPSATYFKHMVYSLRFLFRLYNLDDKRIKLPKIKKTYKLPVVLSREEVRALLKTPKGLKQRVIFALIYSAGLRINEVCQLKISDIDEDRMQIRIKQSKGNKDRYVILSTYMLQGLRKYIQRFKPKHFLFYGHDIDREISKSAIRQSFKLAAKKAGIIKECSVHTLRHSYATHLLEDGVDIVSIKDLLGHSYIASTLHYLHVANLNKMRAHSPLDTLYSDYY; this is encoded by the coding sequence ATGAGTATAATTATTGTAGAAAATTCAAGAATTCAGAAAGGAAGTAATTCTAAAACCTTTATAGAACGGGCAAAAAATGAGATCCCGAGATTCATTGAACACCTCTCAAAATTTGAGGAAAAAATTACTATTGACGGATATGCTCCAAGTACAATGTTCAGTTATTCAAGAAGTTTAGCAGTTATAAGTTTATACTTTGGAAAATCACCCATTGAACTAGATTCCAATGATATCAATACCTATCTATTTAAATTAACTAAAGTTGATTCTCCAAGTGCGACCTATTTTAAACATATGGTTTATAGTCTTCGATTTCTTTTTCGTTTGTATAATTTGGATGATAAAAGAATTAAACTTCCCAAAATTAAAAAGACTTACAAATTGCCAGTAGTACTTTCAAGGGAGGAAGTTAGAGCTTTATTAAAAACTCCAAAAGGACTAAAGCAACGTGTAATATTTGCATTAATTTATTCAGCTGGACTTCGTATTAACGAAGTATGTCAATTAAAAATATCAGATATTGATGAGGATAGGATGCAAATTAGGATAAAACAATCAAAGGGGAATAAAGATAGGTATGTAATTTTAAGTACATATATGCTTCAAGGATTAAGGAAGTATATTCAACGCTTTAAACCCAAACATTTCCTTTTTTATGGACATGATATAGATAGAGAGATTAGTAAATCGGCAATTAGACAAAGTTTCAAACTTGCTGCAAAAAAAGCTGGAATAATTAAAGAATGCTCAGTTCATACATTACGGCATTCGTATGCTACTCATTTATTGGAAGATGGAGTTGATATTGTATCGATTAAAGATCTACTTGGCCATAGTTATATAGCATCAACTCTTCATTATTTACACGTTGCAAATTTAAACAAAATGAGAGCACACAGCCCACTGGACACTTTATATTCAGATTACTATTAA
- a CDS encoding valine--tRNA ligase, which produces MELNKNYDPSLIEDKWYAEWMKKDYFHSEPDDREPYTIVIPPPNVTGVLHMGHMLNNTIQDVLIRHARMQGKNACWLPGTDHASIATESKVVALLKEKGIDKSTLSRDEFLTHAWEWKEKHGGIILEQLKKLGASCDWERTSFTMDKQLSDSVIHVFIDLFNKGLIYRGVRMVNWDPQAKTAVSDEEVIHKELQSKLYYVNYQIENSDEQITIATTRPETILGDTAVCVHPEDERFKHLKGKYVIVPLVNRRVPLIFDEYVDMEFGTGALKITPAHDINDYEIGLKYKLKSIDIFNDDGSLNENAELFIGCDRFEARKLVVEELEKTNHLHKIEDYINKVGFSERTDAIIEPRISMQWFLKMKELGKPALDHVMNDDIRFFPANLKNTYKHWMGNVKDWCLSRQLWWGHQIPAWYNEEGDFVVAKTEQEAIELFKIKNQESKPSHQLGEIQKLKQDEDVLDTWFSSWLWPISTFNGILEPDNKDINYYYPTNDLVTAPEIIFFWVARMIISGYEYRNEKPFKNVYFTGIVRDQQRRKMSKSLGNSPDPIELMKKYGADGVRVGMLLASPAGNDLLFDEALCEQGRNFNNKIWNAFRLVKSWKIDPTLSQSESSAQAILWINSKINQSLELIEDHYAKYRMSDVLMTNYKLFWDDFSSWYLEIIKPRFGEGIDQESYQATINIFEILLKSLHPFVPFITEELWHHLAERKEDDDIIVAEFPQAGEYDEQLISDFEFVKEVISGIREFRNSNNLGHKEEIKLQILAEKKSHTAYDEIAKKLCKIESIDYLAEKPQAALSFLIRSTEYFVPFDEKIDLSEEIEKAQKELDYQMGFLKSVMGKLGNERFVQNAPAQVVDIENKKKADAELKIKVLEEKLDNLKKQA; this is translated from the coding sequence ATGGAACTCAATAAAAATTACGACCCAAGCCTTATTGAAGATAAATGGTATGCAGAATGGATGAAAAAAGACTATTTCCATTCAGAACCTGACGATAGAGAACCTTATACCATTGTAATTCCACCACCAAATGTTACAGGTGTTTTACACATGGGACACATGCTCAACAATACCATTCAGGATGTATTGATCCGACATGCACGCATGCAAGGAAAAAACGCTTGCTGGCTACCCGGAACCGACCATGCTTCCATTGCTACAGAATCGAAAGTTGTTGCCCTATTAAAAGAAAAAGGAATCGATAAATCGACCTTAAGCCGTGATGAATTTCTTACCCATGCCTGGGAATGGAAAGAAAAACATGGAGGAATCATTCTGGAGCAACTAAAAAAATTAGGAGCCAGTTGCGATTGGGAGCGAACCAGTTTCACCATGGACAAACAATTATCTGATAGCGTTATCCATGTGTTTATTGATCTATTTAACAAAGGATTGATATACAGAGGTGTTCGGATGGTTAATTGGGATCCGCAAGCTAAAACCGCTGTTTCCGATGAGGAAGTAATACATAAAGAGCTTCAGTCGAAGTTGTATTATGTGAATTATCAAATTGAAAACAGCGATGAGCAAATTACTATTGCCACCACCCGTCCAGAAACTATTTTGGGCGACACAGCTGTTTGTGTGCATCCGGAAGATGAAAGGTTTAAGCACTTAAAAGGCAAGTATGTTATCGTTCCCTTGGTAAACAGAAGAGTGCCTCTGATTTTTGATGAATACGTTGATATGGAATTCGGAACAGGTGCGCTAAAAATTACCCCGGCTCATGATATCAATGATTATGAAATTGGCCTTAAATACAAACTCAAAAGCATCGACATCTTTAATGATGATGGCAGCTTAAATGAAAATGCTGAGCTATTTATTGGTTGCGATCGTTTTGAAGCTAGAAAACTTGTTGTTGAAGAACTGGAAAAAACAAATCATTTACACAAAATTGAGGACTATATTAATAAGGTAGGATTTTCAGAACGAACAGATGCGATCATAGAACCCCGAATTTCCATGCAGTGGTTCTTGAAAATGAAAGAATTGGGAAAACCTGCTTTGGATCATGTAATGAACGATGATATTCGTTTTTTCCCTGCCAATCTGAAAAACACCTATAAGCATTGGATGGGGAATGTGAAAGATTGGTGCTTATCGAGACAATTGTGGTGGGGACACCAAATACCAGCCTGGTATAATGAGGAGGGAGATTTTGTCGTAGCAAAAACAGAACAGGAAGCTATCGAATTATTTAAAATCAAAAATCAGGAATCCAAACCAAGCCATCAGCTTGGTGAAATCCAAAAGCTTAAGCAGGATGAAGATGTGCTCGACACCTGGTTTTCATCATGGCTTTGGCCAATTTCTACTTTCAATGGAATTTTAGAGCCTGATAATAAAGACATCAATTATTATTACCCAACCAATGACTTGGTTACAGCTCCTGAAATTATCTTTTTCTGGGTTGCCCGAATGATCATTTCAGGATATGAGTACCGGAATGAAAAACCTTTCAAGAATGTTTATTTTACAGGTATCGTTCGCGACCAACAAAGACGAAAAATGTCGAAATCTCTGGGCAATTCACCAGATCCGATTGAGTTGATGAAAAAGTATGGTGCTGATGGTGTTCGGGTTGGAATGCTCTTGGCCTCCCCTGCAGGTAATGATCTTTTATTTGATGAAGCCTTATGCGAACAAGGTCGTAATTTCAATAACAAAATATGGAATGCCTTTCGATTGGTAAAGAGTTGGAAAATTGATCCAACCTTAAGTCAAAGTGAATCTTCTGCTCAAGCTATCCTTTGGATTAATTCCAAAATCAACCAAAGCTTGGAACTTATTGAAGATCATTACGCAAAATACCGCATGTCGGATGTATTGATGACCAATTACAAACTTTTTTGGGATGATTTTAGTTCCTGGTATTTGGAAATTATCAAACCTCGCTTTGGCGAAGGAATTGATCAGGAAAGTTATCAAGCCACCATCAACATTTTCGAAATATTATTGAAATCGTTACACCCATTTGTGCCCTTTATTACTGAAGAACTTTGGCATCATTTAGCGGAAAGAAAAGAGGATGATGATATTATAGTTGCAGAATTTCCACAAGCAGGTGAATATGACGAACAACTAATTAGCGACTTCGAATTTGTAAAGGAAGTGATATCAGGAATCCGTGAATTCAGAAACAGTAATAATCTCGGACATAAGGAAGAAATTAAGCTCCAGATATTAGCCGAAAAGAAAAGCCATACAGCATACGATGAGATTGCTAAAAAACTGTGTAAAATAGAAAGCATCGATTATTTAGCTGAAAAACCACAAGCAGCCTTGTCTTTTCTGATTCGTTCAACAGAATATTTTGTTCCTTTCGATGAAAAAATCGACCTTAGCGAGGAAATTGAAAAAGCACAAAAAGAACTGGATTACCAAATGGGTTTTCTAAAAAGTGTTATGGGGAAATTGGGGAACGAACGATTTGTCCAGAATGCACCCGCACAGGTAGTTGACATTGAGAACAAGAAAAAGGCAGATGCTGAATTAAAAATAAAAGTACTGGAAGAAAAATTAGACAATTTAAAAAAACAGGCCTAG